The Sesamum indicum cultivar Zhongzhi No. 13 linkage group LG6, S_indicum_v1.0, whole genome shotgun sequence genome has a segment encoding these proteins:
- the LOC105163577 gene encoding ankyrin repeat, PH and SEC7 domain containing protein secG-like isoform X2 produces MVWGAGSIDEAGTSGYDTTSLFWEAASEGNLELLKQCAAELHTGGRLVETFARVRDDRGRTALHVAAAAGKRDICVYLIEEIDVGVDFIDDKCRSPLHYAVLHNRFGTAVYLLSVGACSSLCDYRAYTPLHYAAEIGHVPMLRLLIAVGAGIDLVSDYGTPLQRAIAYRRKDAVEVLLDYEADPDFAACEFFTPLLCSIFANSFDCLEVLLKAGADPNISGGGMNCMTPLGQAAANGATRLVDCLLSFGADPDAVDNSGLTPLEWAVLNRHDEALRILFPVTAQISYYPEWSISGIMNHIHPEEATTHGSFRAG; encoded by the exons ATGGTATGGGGCGCAGGATCCATCGATGAAGCTGGAACTTCTGGAT ATGATACAACCAGTCTTTTCTGGGAGGCAGCTTCAGAGGGAAATCTGGAACTACTCAAGC AGTGTGCGGCGGAGCTTCACACTGGCGGACGTTTGGTGGAGACATTTGCGAGGGTGAGGGATGATAGAGGGAGAACGGCGCTTCACGTTGCCGCTGCTGCAGGGAAGAGAGATATATGCGTTTATTTGATTGAAGAAATCGATGTTGGTGTCGACTTTATAGATGATAAAT GTCGCTCTCCTTTGCATTATGCAGTGCTGCACAATCGTTTCGGTACTGCTGTATATCTTCTGTCAGTTGGTGCATGTAGTTCACTATGTGATTACAGGGCATATACTCCCTTGCATTATGCTGCTGAAATAG GACATGTTCCAATGCTGAGATTGTTAATTGCTGTTGGTGCTGGCATAGACTTAGTGTCTGATTATGGTACTCCTTTACAGAGGGCCATAGCTTATAGAAGGAAAGATGCCGTTGAAGTTCTGTTGGATTATGAAGCAGAT CCAGATTTTGCTGCATGTGAGTTTTTCACTCCACTTCTTTGTTCAATCTTTGCCAATTCATTCGACTGTTTGGAAGTCTTGCTAAAG GCTGGAGCGGACCCTAATATTAGTGGAGGTGGCATGAACTGCATGACACCTCTAGGTCAAGCAGCAGCTAATGGGGCGACCAGACTTGTTGATTGCTTGTTGAGCTTTGGTGCTGACCCCGATGCAGTTGACAAT TCTGGCCTTACACCGTTGGAATGGGCTGTATTGAATCGCCATGATGAGGCTCTGAGAATTCTGTTTCCAGTGACTGCTCAGATTTCTTATTACCCTGAGTGGAGCATCAGTGGAATTATGAATCACATTCACCCTGAAGAAGCTACCACACAT GGAAGCTTCAGAGCTGGTTAG
- the LOC105163577 gene encoding ankyrin repeat, PH and SEC7 domain containing protein secG-like isoform X1: MVWGAGSIDEAGTSGYDTTSLFWEAASEGNLELLKQCAAELHTGGRLVETFARVRDDRGRTALHVAAAAGKRDICVYLIEEIDVGVDFIDDKCRSPLHYAVLHNRFGTAVYLLSVGACSSLCDYRAYTPLHYAAEIGHVPMLRLLIAVGAGIDLVSDYGTPLQRAIAYRRKDAVEVLLDYEADPDFAACEFFTPLLCSIFANSFDCLEVLLKAGADPNISGGGMNCMTPLGQAAANGATRLVDCLLSFGADPDAVDNSGLTPLEWAVLNRHDEALRILFPVTAQISYYPEWSISGIMNHIHPEEATTHVRIMSFTIQIAFVIFPPKEFYHLLSEIYCINANLRFAMLVSRIKI; this comes from the exons ATGGTATGGGGCGCAGGATCCATCGATGAAGCTGGAACTTCTGGAT ATGATACAACCAGTCTTTTCTGGGAGGCAGCTTCAGAGGGAAATCTGGAACTACTCAAGC AGTGTGCGGCGGAGCTTCACACTGGCGGACGTTTGGTGGAGACATTTGCGAGGGTGAGGGATGATAGAGGGAGAACGGCGCTTCACGTTGCCGCTGCTGCAGGGAAGAGAGATATATGCGTTTATTTGATTGAAGAAATCGATGTTGGTGTCGACTTTATAGATGATAAAT GTCGCTCTCCTTTGCATTATGCAGTGCTGCACAATCGTTTCGGTACTGCTGTATATCTTCTGTCAGTTGGTGCATGTAGTTCACTATGTGATTACAGGGCATATACTCCCTTGCATTATGCTGCTGAAATAG GACATGTTCCAATGCTGAGATTGTTAATTGCTGTTGGTGCTGGCATAGACTTAGTGTCTGATTATGGTACTCCTTTACAGAGGGCCATAGCTTATAGAAGGAAAGATGCCGTTGAAGTTCTGTTGGATTATGAAGCAGAT CCAGATTTTGCTGCATGTGAGTTTTTCACTCCACTTCTTTGTTCAATCTTTGCCAATTCATTCGACTGTTTGGAAGTCTTGCTAAAG GCTGGAGCGGACCCTAATATTAGTGGAGGTGGCATGAACTGCATGACACCTCTAGGTCAAGCAGCAGCTAATGGGGCGACCAGACTTGTTGATTGCTTGTTGAGCTTTGGTGCTGACCCCGATGCAGTTGACAAT TCTGGCCTTACACCGTTGGAATGGGCTGTATTGAATCGCCATGATGAGGCTCTGAGAATTCTGTTTCCAGTGACTGCTCAGATTTCTTATTACCCTGAGTGGAGCATCAGTGGAATTATGAATCACATTCACCCTGAAGAAGCTACCACACATGTCAGAATAATGTcttttacaatacaaattgcTTTTGTTATCTTTCCTCCCAAGGAATTCTACCATCTTCTTTCAGAAATTTACTGTATCAATGCCAATTTACGTTTTGCTATGCTTGTCTCTCGGATAAAAATTTGA
- the LOC105163577 gene encoding ankyrin-1-like isoform X3, producing the protein MFAHIFLPHFTFRNKSIGRSPLHYAVLHNRFGTAVYLLSVGACSSLCDYRAYTPLHYAAEIGHVPMLRLLIAVGAGIDLVSDYGTPLQRAIAYRRKDAVEVLLDYEADPDFAACEFFTPLLCSIFANSFDCLEVLLKAGADPNISGGGMNCMTPLGQAAANGATRLVDCLLSFGADPDAVDNSGLTPLEWAVLNRHDEALRILFPVTAQISYYPEWSISGIMNHIHPEEATTHVRIMSFTIQIAFVIFPPKEFYHLLSEIYCINANLRFAMLVSRIKI; encoded by the exons ATGTTTGcacatatatttcttccaCATTTTACTTTTAGAAACAAATCAATAG GTCGCTCTCCTTTGCATTATGCAGTGCTGCACAATCGTTTCGGTACTGCTGTATATCTTCTGTCAGTTGGTGCATGTAGTTCACTATGTGATTACAGGGCATATACTCCCTTGCATTATGCTGCTGAAATAG GACATGTTCCAATGCTGAGATTGTTAATTGCTGTTGGTGCTGGCATAGACTTAGTGTCTGATTATGGTACTCCTTTACAGAGGGCCATAGCTTATAGAAGGAAAGATGCCGTTGAAGTTCTGTTGGATTATGAAGCAGAT CCAGATTTTGCTGCATGTGAGTTTTTCACTCCACTTCTTTGTTCAATCTTTGCCAATTCATTCGACTGTTTGGAAGTCTTGCTAAAG GCTGGAGCGGACCCTAATATTAGTGGAGGTGGCATGAACTGCATGACACCTCTAGGTCAAGCAGCAGCTAATGGGGCGACCAGACTTGTTGATTGCTTGTTGAGCTTTGGTGCTGACCCCGATGCAGTTGACAAT TCTGGCCTTACACCGTTGGAATGGGCTGTATTGAATCGCCATGATGAGGCTCTGAGAATTCTGTTTCCAGTGACTGCTCAGATTTCTTATTACCCTGAGTGGAGCATCAGTGGAATTATGAATCACATTCACCCTGAAGAAGCTACCACACATGTCAGAATAATGTcttttacaatacaaattgcTTTTGTTATCTTTCCTCCCAAGGAATTCTACCATCTTCTTTCAGAAATTTACTGTATCAATGCCAATTTACGTTTTGCTATGCTTGTCTCTCGGATAAAAATTTGA
- the LOC105163578 gene encoding ankyrin repeat, PH and SEC7 domain containing protein secG-like codes for MDEAGPSGCDKTSIFWEAALEGDLRLLKQCAEDLDTGEGLVETFERVRDGSGRTALHIAAAAGKTEICQYLIEGPIFDVDVLDEKRRTPLHYAVLNGEVDTVQYLLSVGAFSSQCDKQKYTPLHYAAEKGDVPMLVLLMSAGASVDIVSDYGTPLHRAIAYRHKEAVQVLLDHQADPDLAGCEIFTPLLSSIFANSFDCLELLLKAGADPNIRGGGLNCMTPLGQAAANGATRLVDCLLSCGADPDAVDDSGLTPLEWAALNRHDEAVNILFPATTQIPYFPEWTISEIMKHIHSEEARAHRDSHEMIKSFREFAQQGDVAFGEKDYHRGICWYSKAITLATTRLAFKRSMCWVHLNNGLPALYDARLCIGLRPDSSKAHCMEGAAWKILQNYPMAAAAYSKARQLLPYSEEIIKLYQEASDLARNWPFSESSSKDPMESEG; via the exons ATGGATGAAGCTGGACCTTCTGGAT GTGATAAAACCAGTATTTTTTGGGAGGCAGCTTTGGAGGGAGATCTGAGACTACTCAAGC AGTGCGCGGAGGACCTCGACACTGGCGAAGGTTTGGTGGAGACATTTGAGAGGGTGAGAGATGGTAGCGGGAGAACGGCGCTTCACATTGCCGCCGCAGCAGGGAAGACAGAAATATGCCAATATTTGATTGAAGGACCCATTTTTGACGTCGACGTTCTAGATGAGAAAC GTCGCACTCCGTTACATTATGCAGTACTGAACGGAGAAGTCGATACTGTTCAATATCTTCTGTCAGTTGGTGCATTTAGTTCACAATGTGATAAACAGAAGTATACTCCCTTGCATTATGCTGCTGAAAAAG GAGATGTTCCGATGCTGGTATTATTAATGTCTGCTGGTGCTAGCGTTGACATAGTGTCTGATTATGGTACTCCATTACATAGGGCCATAGCTTATAGACACAAAGAAGCTGTTCAAGTTCTATTGGATCATCAAGCAGAT CCGGATCTTGCTGGATGTGAGATTTTCACTCCACTTCTTTCTTCAATCTTTGCCAATTCATTTGACTGCTTGGAACTCTTGCTAAAG GCTGGAGCGGATCCTAATATTCGTGGAGGTGGCCTGAACTGCATGACACCTCTAGGTCAAGCAGCAGCTAATGGGGCGACCAGACTTGTTGATTGCTTGTTGAGCTGTGGTGCTGACCCTGATGCAGTTGACGAC TCTGGCTTGACACCATTGGAATGGGCTGCATTGAATCGCCATGATGAGGCTGTGAACATTCTGTTTCCAGCGACTACTCAGATTCCATATTTCCCTGAATGGACCATCAGTGAAATTATGAAGCACATTCACTCTGAAGAAGCTAGAGCACAT AGGGATTCTCATGAGATGATAAAAAGCTTTCGGGAATTTGCACAGCAGGGAGACGTGGCATTTGGGGAGAAAGATTATCACCGTGGAATATGTTGGTACAGTAAG GCAATAACCTTGGCTACTACAAGATTGGCATTTAAGCGGAGCATGTGCTGGGTCCACTTGAACAATGGTCTTCCAGCTTTATATGATGCTAGATTGTGTATTGGACTGAGACCTGACTCATCAAAAGCACACTGCATGGAAGGTGCAGCATGGAAAATACTTCAA AACTATCCCATGGCAGCAGCAGCATATTCTAAGGCTCGGCAGTTGCTTCCTTATAgtgaagaaattataaaattgtaccA GGAAGCTTCAGACTTGGCTAGAAATTGGCCTTTCTCGGAAAGCTCTTCCAAGGATCCAATGGAGTCCGAAGGCTGA
- the LOC105163382 gene encoding signal recognition particle 9 kDa protein-like, whose product MVYIASWDDFVEKSVQLFSSDPEKTRYSMKYRHCDGKLVLKVTDDKECIKFKTDQAQDAKKMEKFNNIFFTLMARGPDADISEVGGKEQTEAHPAKKGRGRKQ is encoded by the exons ATGGTTTACATTGCATCATGGGACGATTTTGTGGAAAAATCCGTCCAATTATTTTCCTCCGATCCCgagaaa ACTCGTTATTCTATGAAATACAGGCATTGCGACGGTAAATTGGTTCTGAAGGTCACCGATGATAAAGAG TGTATCAAATTTAAGACGGACCAAGCACAGGATgcaaagaaaatggagaagtTCAACAATATCTTCTTTACTCTGATGGCTCGTGGACCTGACG CTGATATATCTGAAGTTGGTGGAAAAGAACAAACAGAGGCACACCCAGCCAAGAAAGGAAGGGGAAGGAAACAATAG